The Pseudochaenichthys georgianus chromosome 20, fPseGeo1.2, whole genome shotgun sequence genomic interval gcagtggtggATTTCATgataagaacaaacaaacacaactgAAATTgaacttcagtgtgtgtgtgtgggtgtgggtgtgtgtgtgtgtgtgtgtgtgtgtgtgtgtgtgtgtgtgtgtgtgtgtgtgtgtgtgtgtgtgtgtgtgtgtgtgtgtgtgtgtgtgtgtgtgtgtgtgtgtgtgtgtgtgtgtgtgtgtgtgtgtgtgtgtgtgtgtgtgtgtgtgtgtgtgtgtgcgcgcgcgcgttgggaaaaaatctaattgcgatttttctgacaaatattgcgattgcgattcgaattgcgatatttgtttttaagcgacccaacggaagtttattgtaaaatgtggccataactccggctaggaaggtcgtatcaacgtactcccgtctctagcacccccgcagcccgagctacgagggaaagaactaaacttacatgaaacttccgttgggttgctttaacgtcaagcttcagtttaagattcaccctgtaatagaaacatgtgatggagcattactgacCTGACCCAgaaaccatctaaagctccattggcagcacttggcaggtgattggatcaatctgtctatcaccttctatcatgggccacttctgattgattaacaatggctggtacatgtggagcacagcacttctgattagtgtggatgactgacacacaagaaaaaaaaaattgtttaaaaaaaaatgtaaaaaaaaaaaatgtttaaaaaaatcgcaggctttgcgatttgataatcgcatcatttcaaatcgcgatttcgatttaaaatcgattaatcgttcagccctaatgcCCACCCTACGTTACATTTCATAACACATCTCCAGGTTCACTACAGAACTCTGGGAACTagaatacatttttttgggaACCGGAGCTaacccggagaaaacccatgaGGTGAGTTTCAGTCTCACTTCCTTTAGAAGAAGGTGGCAAGCAAGCAGGGAGACTTAGTTTCTGCCTGGCTGCATGAAAGGAGGTTCTCCTGGTCCCTGGTGTTCCCCCTCAGGACCTCCTGGTCCCTGATGTTCCCCCTCAGGACCTCCTGGTCCCTGATGTTCCCCCTCAGGACCTCCTGGTCCCTGATGTTCCCCCGCAGGACCTCCTGATCCCTGATGTTCCCCCTCAGGACCTCCTGGTCCCTGATGTTCCCCCTCAGGACCTCCTGGTCCCTGATGTTCCCCCTCAGGACCTCCTGATCCCTGCGCAGGTTCCCATTCTCCCCCCTGAGCGCCGTACGCTTCTCCTGCTGAGACCTTTCTCTGCTCTCCGTCTTTCTGAGCTCAGTGAGGTCTTTCTTCAGTGTGGCTTTCTGCACTTTCAGCTCCTGCTTCTCCTCTCGGAGTGAATCCAGATTGATGTCCAGGATGCTCTCTCCCTGCAGAGAGTATCTCACTTCCCTGATCTGGTGTTCGAGGTGTGAGTTTACCTGGATCACGGCTCCGTTCTCCTCCGTCACCAGGTGGTTCTTGAGGGTCTGAGTCTGCTCCTTTGAGAGCTTCTTCTCCAGCTGGTCCAGGGTCCTCTGCAGATCTTTGTTCTGGCTCAACAGAAACGTATTCTCTGAGCCCATggccttcagaatcagaaacagaatcaggtttattaccaggtacacgtacgaggaatttgacttgatgtcgtggtgcatacataaaagtaaaacaacaatTAAAAACACACATAGAGAACTATTTAAAGAAAACTATAGTCAGATACAAGGCAGTATTTACCTTGTGATCTGCCTCTAAAACGCTCAGAGTTTGGAGGCTTCTGCTGGTTTGCTGGATTCTCTCGGTGATGGCTCTGTTCCTCATCTTCAAGGCGACCGTTTCCTCTTTAATTTCATCACATTTGGACCACCAGTTTTCTTCTCGGTCCAGTTTCCTTTGGAGCTCACCCATGGCTTTACAGAGGACCAGGTTGCAGAACGCTGCATGTGGTCCTCGTGGCTTTTTCCTCCGCAACGATGGAGTCGAAAACTTTGTTGTCTTGGTTATCCTGCAGTTTTCAGCCAGGACCTTCACCTCCACTTCTTCTTCCTGCAGACCCTGAAGTTTCTCCATCAGAACTCTATTCTGACGCTTTAACTCTTTCTGTGCCTCTTTCGTTGAGTCGTGTATTTCACAGAAATCCTTCTCCTTCTGGATCCAGATCTGTAAATCCTGAATCCTACTTTCCAAATCATCATTCTGGAGTTGAATCTCTTCTCTCTCAAACTCAGCCATCTTGTTGGTCTCTTCCAGAACCAGAACCCTCTCATGGACTTCCTCAAAATGCAGGTGATCTTTTAGCAGGAGATCTTTTTTACAGGTTAATCCTTCCGTTGCCTCTTTCACCTCATCGTGCATTTTACAGAGATCCTTCTCCAGTTGGACCAAGATCTGTAACCCAGCTTCATATTTTGCTCTGAGTTCTTCACTCACCTCGTCCCTTTtcttcaggtatttgagtttttTCTCCAGGTTCTGGTTCTCCATGTCCTTTTCCTCGATTTTGGCTCTCATCTCGTTGAACTTCACAGTAACGGTGCTGCGATTGCTCAGTTTTTCGCTGAGTTCCCTCACTTCTCCCTGCAGAACGCTGCATTTGCTCCTCGTGGCTTTTTCCTCCAACGATGGAGTCGTACATTTCTCCCATGGGTTTCCCATTCGTGGAAGTTTCTCCTGTGATTAAGGATCCGGCATTGTACAGTTTGAAgctgcagtgtttcccctaggatggagtcatagcagtGGTGCTAAGGCGCGTGGGTCTAGCATAATGTGAGCGCGGAGCACGTGGAATTTTTTAGTGCGTGCGAAGTGCGCTccgccaatttgtttctatgattctgccagcacaagaaaggctcttgaggcctagtaccagggccggttctagccaATTTCCTGCCCTAGGCGATATTTTAGATATAAAGATTAAATGAAAgatctctacaaaagacaaatacactacaaaaacagaaacttattgacataggtaatatacgtcaaaatggcttcaaatgtattcattattgtatgaacatgtttgaattggGGGGTGGGCGCAGTGgttgcgttagactttttcgttgtccatcattgtgacggacaggatcgtaacatttccgtcataatccattattacccgtcattttatttttcatgttttaatgatgaGATGAGACATAGCCTATTTCATATTTATGTTTGGGTACTGAGCAGCAaatgttcattcattcattatttTTTTATGATTCATACAGAACTTTTAAGGGCACGGAGAAAGaaaaagatgaacagagacaccgaccgtgtggtcacttttcatgtcaacacgaacatGAATGATTTCTTTTTTCCTGCACTGACAGCACAGCAGAGGGGGGCAGAGGCCGCTAAAAACACCGCGACTATTGTGCCTAAACTAAACAAATATGAACAATGCCATAGTTTTAGATGAGACAATTACAATCaaaatatgaacaaaacatttacaagaaCAACTCAATTGATCTGCTGTCGCCTAGCCTGAACGCTGATTTCTGCATCATCGTGCACCCTCGGACAAATCCGTTACTCATCTTTTGCCATCTCCCCTCCTCAGCCACTTAAACTTACTGGCTTGTCCTTCATCCTCCACCAATCCCTCTTTTTTCACCTCGTTTATCCACACCATCACAATTACTGggcttattaaaaaagcttcGGACGATCAGCTGCCGTGACATTTTGTGATTACTAAAGCCGGTTAAACAACGAGGTAATCAACGAGGTCAAAAACAAGACTAGACAATAGCTACTTAATATACACACactcgccaccaactggacaggggtgtgaatgactaaataatagttacagactacagtagagtacagtagatcgccctcagtctacctggccactaaggatgtaatataatgtgggccgctggtggacattttggcgctgttccgagttgtgttctaatccgtcaaaatgacggactgctttcagatgttagaaaaaatccgtcattgacggaaaatattcggttaacgcgacctctgggtggacgtcacatcctctaggggggtctgggaatatgcccccccgggaagattttttttgaacattttaaagtaaaatgcttcaatctggtgcactttgagcacacaattactatctatcaatcaatcaatcaatcaatgtttatttatatagcccaatatcacaaatgttacatttgtctcagtggacttcacagtttttacaaaatatcagtatgacaatacgacaccctctgtccttagaccctcacatcatacaaggaaaaacttccggagaaaacccacagtttaccAGAGACCTGATccagggggtacaactctaaaacacccatatgaaaaagatcggtttacattttaataatcaaataagtatgtgaacataaccaataacctaccatagccaataacaaataaatgtaacttattttatttttgttgttattttatatcttattttacctatatttttgtatctctccaactttaaacgatatttttggtttatagtagacattggaatgatttcaaacctgtttttatttatcctaataattataaaggggggccttggaaatatgtgtttagataatttgtactactgtatgtttaagcacttattttaactgatattatacgtattatactcttataagatgtatgtagatagtataagaaatgtgcagagtacgacagtttaatggtggaggtatacatacacacatattgatagatgtcttgtaatgcactgttgaggaatctGCGACCCaggtttttcatctccgaccttgtcaggtattgaacaatcaataaataaagaacacagaattattaaatataaaacacagaatttgtgtgattactgtatactaaatgatttacaaataaacaccactgcatatttacaactgttacacatgctgatgtaacgcaaatgtttccaacttaggatcaataaagtatatcttatctctttcaactccacttcgagcgatataattactaacaaagcacttatatactaataaaggactggcttatctaaagccagttgagtagcacttgaaatgtgttagctctatgaaacctaatgtacttatatgattctgttttcttcaagtttgtatcttgttggtcgaacgcacttattttaagtcgctttggataaaagcgtcagctaaatgcaatgtaatgtaatgtaagatgatcgatggctatgccatatttgcctctgaaccttgacaagtgcatgtttcaggcttatcaattcacaacaggaggggtcacagacataagaccagctgttaaataaagctcttctgaccttagctgtcgtgtgggtatataatgctacccattatgggcacaagcaattttcacccatttattaattatatgttttaaatttgagtgtttcctatcccctaaacctccagggatgtacacagtttaatactggcaacttcttattatgggaaatacgaaatcatcttttaaaactacaattcccagtagagacgtgccatagaacatgttgcgaaacacacaatagccagcatgtgtagttctggggacggggtggacccgttcaaatccagttttggacagtctgccgtggttccatcccatttcaaagtgtTGTTCGACGCTTGGCGTAACCCTCGtagcacactcaaacatccaatcacagagcttgaggactatcacggggtttgtcaagcgaagcggagagaatactctaaaattctctaaagcaactactatgagctgctccgaccctcggtcctgacggcctccaacttgtgtttattaatcaaacaaataaataaacacaaggataattatgtgttattgttgagtaaataacagtgtgtggtttagaaaataattcaaaattagaaggaaaaaacgatgaaacaatacagatttcagtattctgagcccctactctccccataactgacggcaacaaaagtcctacattattcaattaaaataaagaagtaaaaacaataagtgtggcttgatattgagtaagaaaaaggttgataaacgctgtgagaatgggtctgcggagagcatttagccgcgatcccaactcctctattaccaacgttcagggagctctatgcaagtcaatgggacgccctgcccgttgaaaactgacttTCAAGGAGTACCCTGTCcgtaatagagtgacggggaggggccctgaccgtccgtccacatgtgacgggttgggagtgagaacgtgttgcatacatacacacaccctcccgagcttgaatgacacacagagaccaatcgagggctttgatttatgatcggtatggaagtggccatgtcggcaggccacatcatgtagtagacagacagtcaccctgtgtgaggcaaacCCACATTTGTGCAGCGTTGCATtcacaatacataatttttaaaaaatcgccagaccagcaggccacttaacaggccaggccatcaggaaacctcccggtcttcccgatggcctgcctacatacagtggcaatgtctcaagattTAGCAAAATACACCTTATTGAACATACAataacacaaatactacaaatccacataacaaacaatcatAAAGCAAAAAGGGTCGgcacttattattatttattaaaaataaaaaaaacgtatatatatatatatatatatatagttgtatgaccattttagaccactgacataatgataatacataataataattcaagtacatcctttcaaactgctagtcacatcttcatgcaaatggaaatgtatcgaggtcagaaaagttatccagttcatttttatttatcatacgataagtcaattcattgcttatcgtgacaggcctatgcacacaataaaacagtggaaacaaacacgtgtttgactttcattagtgaatgaaactttgtgccctttatagtctgtccattattgtgtatttgtatatattttatatatatgctaaggtcccgctactgacacgattgcagtcatttagtgcgcaaatgtgtaattaaacccatgatatcaaaatctcactccagccaggtacccaaagttggcaaccctgttaaacggtgtattatagaatgatcacagtactcttcaaaaatgtcacgaaatatgactactactcttactgtttaacattttgggttacttaatggtacttcatgttaaggctaataaaaatgacaaggctaaggctgtaatgctaactaacgtgcttgctactagctagttAGCTATCTTGATCCAGCCACTtgtcctggtcctttcatcagacgggaagcgaaagaacgagcaagacccattgctgatatgataacaacctggtactaagcacacaggcatcttgttaaagttagcttatcttagctatctctcatatttagtggaggaaaacaattgtgacatcacttacgcgactctggaatttgtagtctttctcgttgtgtatttttcatagtctcatatttcaacagttttacgacaaactgtgactttttttacacggaaataattgtttaagattgacaaagatcatatgtgtaattcatggcacaattaaaccgggatcgaaagatacgttttctctcgccattgacttcaatacataatctttccgaaataaggtcccatgtgttccaccggaaagggagggacttcgcctctcgatAGGCAGCAAATGTGAGTGAGACCCAGCAGAGTGAGATGAGACCTTGGCCGACCTTACAcctgggtttgtgtgtgtgtgtgttcgtacaGGACTAATAGCTAATGGATGCTCCTGAGGCAGGACATGTGAGCAGTGGCAGGTGTCTTTGGTAGGCAAGTTAGGCAACATTTTTAGTATAGAACTAGTCTCTCCTTCAGCGCTGTAGCCATGGGTGGGCCAGGATGCcatgaaacaaaaacaaaaagtgcATTATGGCTAGTCATAGACAAGGACTTGGAGCGCTGTAGACACAACAGGGTTGCCATTTATTGTGAATGGAAATTTGAAATAACAACTTAACCAGGAgcggcgggtactgtaggctagggaaggctaagccttcccaaatatttgtgtcactgcatcctggtaaaatacaaatataatgtataatgtttgtgtctttgacattagcgctgctatgcagccacctgtgccctgtactacgaagccagttcaacagaccctggatatgtttgagttatcttaactaacgctaacaaacgagatctcgctaagcggtcctacgacgctggttatcaactcggtaaatcaagccagggtttctctctccagctgagagcgttcacgtgaaagggcgGGGTTagaaacatttgaccaatcacaaacagggacaagtcagAGTCGTAtctgggacaagtgtactgacagcgcagcgtcataattcattaatgaaaagtaaactaatattagaaaaatatgaactttaaacatccatgacttaaacatataatccaggatacaagccacagagttgcacctgcaaggagaatacagaacaactggttaaaaaataaataaactgagtgtttgaaagcgtacaacagttttatgatatcactgccccatctagacacgagtggatctgactttaattacatttgagttgagtgtttagtcaacctaatgtgttgcttaaaataatactcatgcatacagtatgtgacactgtgagtgttgcacagccagatatggctcagctgactcagataaggaaatatatgatattatatgatcgatgatctgattgatgatgtgatatgaatgataagtgcctggtgtgcgacacgtcggcgtcttctctgcatacggcagtttaaactgtgtttcctttatcctgtaatatgacttgatagatttag includes:
- the LOC139435919 gene encoding girdin-like, which encodes MGNPWEKCTTPSLEEKATRSKCSVLQGEVRELSEKLSNRSTVTVKFNEMRAKIEEKDMENQNLEKKLKYLKKRDEVSEELRAKYEAGLQILVQLEKDLCKMHDEVKEATEGLTCKKDLLLKDHLHFEEVHERVLVLEETNKMAEFEREEIQLQNDDLESRIQDLQIWIQKEKDFCEIHDSTKEAQKELKRQNRVLMEKLQGLQEEEVEVKVLAENCRITKTTKFSTPSLRRKKPRGPHAAFCNLVLCKAMGELQRKLDREENWWSKCDEIKEETVALKMRNRAITERIQQTSRSLQTLSVLEADHKAMGSENTFLLSQNKDLQRTLDQLEKKLSKEQTQTLKNHLVTEENGAVIQVNSHLEHQIREVRYSLQGESILDINLDSLREEKQELKVQKATLKKDLTELRKTESRERSQQEKRTALRGENGNLRRDQEVLRGNIRDQEVLRGNIRDQEVLRGNIRDQEVLRGNIRDQEVLRGNIRDQEVLRGNIRDQEVLRGNTRDQENLLSCSQAETKSPCLLATFF